AAAAGCAAACATAAGAAGCAGCCGGGCCTCTGCTTCGCTTATACCGCGCGTACGCATATAGAACAAAGCATTCTGATCCAACTGGCCTATCGTTGCCCCGTGACTGCATTTTACATCATCGGCATAAATTTCCAGTTGGGGCTTGGTGTACATATGTGCGTCCGACGATGCACACAAGTTCTTATTGCTCTGATAAGCCTCCGTTTTCTGTGCGTCGGGACGGACCAGGATACGACCGCTGAATGAACCTTGAGATTTGTCATTCAGCACATATTTGAAAAGTTCGTTACTATGACAGTTGGGAACAGCATGATCGATAAAAGTAAAGTTATCTACCGATTCTCTTTGGTCGGCAATTGCCATACCGTACAAGTTAGCTTCCGAATGTTCTCCGGCAAAAGTGATACGGTAATTATTACGGGTTATACCATTATGCAACGTTATCCCGTTCATTAACGTATTCGAACCGGCCTCCTGTTTCATAAAAGCAGAGGCGATACGGGTCGTATTAAGAGAAGATTCTTCCATATCGTAGTAATCGAACACGGCATCCTCTCCCACATATATTTCCGTTACCTGCGAAACCAGAAAACGTATTTCGGGATTTTCGGTATGGTCGCACACCAGAAGCTTCGCCTGAGCCCCTTTCTCTATAACGATGAGCAAACGTCTGTTCACCATAAAATCCACACCGGCACGTAATATATTTACTAACTGTATGGCTTTATCTATAACCACACCTTCCGGAACATAAAAGAAAAAGCCATCTTGAGCCAACGCGGTATTCAGGGCAACCGTTCCATCTGTATTTACGTCCGCTAACTTTCCATAGTATCGCTCCACCAGTTCAGGATGAGTAAGGGCTATCTTCTTAAGACTTCCTATAATCACGCCATCAGGCAATAATCCGTCAGGTATCCGCTTTTCATAGAAAACATCATTTACTAAAAAATACAACTGTGTACTCAGATTCGGGACATCACAACGAAAAACCTCATAAGGATTGACCGGAACGTCAACCCGGCCGATATTCAAACCGTAATCCGGTTCGTAAGCCTTTTCTATATCAGTACGTTTATAATCTTCTTCATCAGTCGTAGGAAAACCCGACAATTCCAGTGCGGCCATCGCCTCATCCCGCCGGGCATTGAGTACAGGAGCCGAATGGGAATCTATCAGACTCCTGTTCTCCTTGAATAAGTCTATATATTGTTTTACTGCGCTCATAGGTTCCTTATTATAATTCTCCCAACTCTTTCTTAATCCAGTCATAGCCTTTTTCTTCGAGTTCCAAAGCAAGTGCCGGACCACCCGATTTCACAATTCGTCCTTTATAAAGTACATGTACGAAATCCGGGGATATATAATCCAACAATCGTTGATAATGAGTAATTACAATAGTAGCATTTTTTTTACTTTTTAATTTATTTACACCTCCGGCTACAATCCTCAGTGCATCGATATCCAATCCGCTGTCTGTTTCGTCCAGTATTGAAAGACGGGGTTCAAGCATCGCCATCTGGAATATCTCGTTCCGTTTTTTCTCTCCTCCTGAGAAACCTTCATTCACCGAACGGCTGGCCAGTTTATTATCCAATTCTACAATAGCACGTTTCTCACGCATCATTTTGAGAAAATCGGTAGCGGAGATAGGGCTTTCTCCCAAATATTTACGCTTCTCGTTAATAGCGGCACGCATAAAGTTTACCATGCTCACTCCGGGAATTTCCACCGGGTACTGGAAACTGAGAAATATTCCTTCATGCGCCCTGTCTTCCGGCGAAAGTGACAGTAAATCTTTTCCGTAAAACTCCACCGAACCATCGGTCACCTCAAATGCAGGGTTACCGGTAAGCACGGATGATAATGTACTTTTACCCGATCCATTAGGGCCCATAATAGCATGAATCTCACCCGGTTTTACTTCCAGGTTTATTCCTTTCAATATTTCTTTACCGTTAATACCGGCATGAAGGTTTTTAATCTTAAGCATTATATTTCGTTTTTATCTTCAGTTCTATATAAATTATATAACAAATCTTTCCGCCAATATTTCAATCGGGATCAAAATTATTACAACTTAACACG
This portion of the Barnesiella propionica genome encodes:
- the sufC gene encoding Fe-S cluster assembly ATPase SufC — encoded protein: MLKIKNLHAGINGKEILKGINLEVKPGEIHAIMGPNGSGKSTLSSVLTGNPAFEVTDGSVEFYGKDLLSLSPEDRAHEGIFLSFQYPVEIPGVSMVNFMRAAINEKRKYLGESPISATDFLKMMREKRAIVELDNKLASRSVNEGFSGGEKKRNEIFQMAMLEPRLSILDETDSGLDIDALRIVAGGVNKLKSKKNATIVITHYQRLLDYISPDFVHVLYKGRIVKSGGPALALELEEKGYDWIKKELGEL
- the sufD gene encoding Fe-S cluster assembly protein SufD; amino-acid sequence: MSAVKQYIDLFKENRSLIDSHSAPVLNARRDEAMAALELSGFPTTDEEDYKRTDIEKAYEPDYGLNIGRVDVPVNPYEVFRCDVPNLSTQLYFLVNDVFYEKRIPDGLLPDGVIIGSLKKIALTHPELVERYYGKLADVNTDGTVALNTALAQDGFFFYVPEGVVIDKAIQLVNILRAGVDFMVNRRLLIVIEKGAQAKLLVCDHTENPEIRFLVSQVTEIYVGEDAVFDYYDMEESSLNTTRIASAFMKQEAGSNTLMNGITLHNGITRNNYRITFAGEHSEANLYGMAIADQRESVDNFTFIDHAVPNCHSNELFKYVLNDKSQGSFSGRILVRPDAQKTEAYQSNKNLCASSDAHMYTKPQLEIYADDVKCSHGATIGQLDQNALFYMRTRGISEAEARLLLMFAFTNDVIENIRLEALKDRLRQLVEKRFRGELAKCSGCSICQ